In Janibacter alkaliphilus, the following proteins share a genomic window:
- a CDS encoding AMP-binding protein: protein MSNAAHLVRDHAESRPDALALREGEREWSFAALHASVGDAVAQLRERGVGPGDRVLMVVPTSAEFVIAYHAVLSIGATAVTVNPLCTARELGYFLEDSGATTALGWHESAPPVQQAADEAGVSTWLLESGLFGEGEPVEPAPAETDAAAVLLYTSGTTGRPKGAVLTHGNLLSCGAALAESLQLVPEDAMGTALPLFHVFGQAAVMYSAYSVGASLTLARPFDPATMLALAARHRLTALAGVPTMWNAMLHAETEVTREDLADLRLACSGGAALPLEIARAFKERFGATVLDGYGLSETTGAATFSSAAFPRKEMSVGRALPGLELAILGDDREPLPPGETGEVAITGPVVMREYWNRPEATAEVRHGRWFLTGDIGRMDADGDLWIVDRKKDLVIRGGYNVYPREVEELLFAHPAIREAAVIGVPDERLGEELAAVVALQPGQQVEPAELRAWLGEQLADYKVPRIYTVVDELTKGATGKILKRGLDRDEISRDGVRPPRTTG from the coding sequence ATGAGCAACGCCGCCCACCTGGTCCGCGACCACGCCGAGAGCCGGCCCGACGCCCTCGCCCTGCGCGAGGGGGAGCGGGAGTGGAGCTTCGCCGCGCTGCACGCCTCGGTCGGTGACGCCGTCGCCCAGCTGCGCGAGCGTGGCGTCGGGCCCGGCGACCGGGTGCTCATGGTCGTCCCGACGAGCGCCGAGTTCGTCATCGCCTACCACGCGGTGCTCTCGATCGGTGCCACCGCGGTGACCGTCAACCCGCTGTGCACCGCCCGCGAGCTGGGCTACTTCCTCGAGGACTCCGGGGCCACCACCGCCCTCGGCTGGCACGAGAGCGCGCCCCCGGTGCAGCAGGCCGCCGACGAGGCCGGGGTGAGCACCTGGCTGCTGGAGTCCGGCCTCTTCGGCGAGGGCGAGCCGGTCGAGCCGGCCCCCGCCGAGACCGACGCCGCCGCCGTGCTGCTCTACACCTCCGGCACCACCGGACGGCCGAAGGGGGCCGTGCTCACCCACGGCAACCTGCTCTCCTGCGGCGCCGCCCTCGCCGAGTCGCTGCAGCTCGTGCCCGAGGACGCCATGGGCACCGCGCTGCCGCTCTTCCACGTCTTCGGCCAGGCCGCGGTGATGTACTCCGCCTACTCCGTCGGGGCCAGCCTCACCCTGGCCCGGCCCTTCGACCCGGCGACGATGCTCGCCCTCGCCGCCCGGCACCGGCTCACCGCCCTGGCCGGGGTGCCGACGATGTGGAACGCGATGCTGCACGCCGAGACCGAGGTGACCCGCGAGGACCTCGCCGACCTGCGGCTGGCCTGCTCCGGCGGGGCGGCGCTGCCGCTGGAGATCGCCCGCGCCTTCAAGGAGCGCTTCGGCGCCACCGTCCTCGACGGCTACGGCCTCAGCGAGACCACCGGGGCGGCCACCTTCAGCTCGGCCGCCTTCCCGCGCAAGGAGATGAGCGTCGGGCGGGCCCTGCCCGGGCTGGAGCTGGCCATCCTCGGCGACGACCGCGAGCCGCTGCCCCCGGGCGAGACCGGCGAGGTGGCGATCACCGGACCGGTCGTCATGCGCGAGTACTGGAACCGCCCGGAGGCCACCGCCGAGGTGCGCCACGGCCGGTGGTTCCTCACCGGCGACATCGGCCGGATGGACGCCGACGGCGACCTGTGGATCGTCGACCGCAAGAAGGACCTCGTCATCCGCGGCGGCTACAACGTCTACCCCCGCGAGGTCGAGGAGCTGCTCTTCGCCCACCCGGCGATCCGCGAGGCCGCGGTGATCGGCGTCCCCGACGAGCGGCTCGGCGAGGAGCTGGCCGCGGTGGTCGCCCTGCAGCCCGGCCAGCAGGTCGAGCCCGCGGAGCTGCGTGCCTGGCTCGGCGAGCAGCTCGCCGACTACAAGGTGCCGCGGATCTACACGGTCGTCGACGAGCTGACGAAGGGGGCCACCGGCAAGATCCTCAAGCGTGGCCTGGACCGCGACGAGATCTCCCGTGACGGGGTCCGCCCGCCGCGCACCACCGGCTGA
- a CDS encoding NADP-dependent oxidoreductase gives MSWSSTQVTLAARPTGYPDESTWEVATTEVPEPGPGQVVVRVDLLSLDPAMRGWLNDVRSYVPPVGIGEVMRAFGSGEVVASAHDEIAVGDVVSGVFGVREHALVDGAEVTRLDTDLAPPSTWLGALGMPGMTAYFGLEDVGRAQPGDTVLVSAAAGAVGSTVVQLAKARGCRVIGIAGGPEKVAWVEETGADVAIDYKAGGLLKQIRAAAPDGVDVYFDNVGGEVLDAALASLARGARVVLCGAISGYNDETLPDGPRRYMSLLVFRASMTGFVVFDYEDRYPEAVAAIGELITSGRMQPRETVLTGGIEAFPEALLGLYRGVNTGKLLLQVSG, from the coding sequence ATGAGCTGGTCGTCGACCCAGGTGACGCTCGCTGCCCGCCCGACGGGATATCCCGACGAGAGCACCTGGGAGGTGGCCACCACCGAGGTGCCCGAGCCCGGTCCCGGCCAGGTCGTGGTGCGGGTGGACCTGCTCTCCCTCGACCCGGCGATGCGCGGCTGGCTCAACGACGTGCGCTCCTACGTGCCCCCGGTCGGGATCGGTGAGGTGATGCGCGCCTTCGGCTCCGGCGAGGTGGTCGCCTCCGCCCACGACGAGATCGCCGTCGGCGACGTCGTCAGCGGCGTCTTCGGGGTCCGCGAGCACGCGCTCGTCGACGGCGCCGAGGTCACCCGGCTGGACACGGACCTCGCCCCGCCGTCCACCTGGCTCGGTGCTCTCGGCATGCCGGGCATGACCGCCTACTTCGGGCTCGAGGACGTCGGCCGCGCCCAGCCCGGCGACACCGTCCTCGTCTCGGCCGCCGCCGGCGCCGTCGGCAGCACCGTGGTGCAGCTGGCGAAGGCGCGTGGCTGCCGGGTGATCGGCATCGCCGGCGGCCCGGAGAAGGTCGCCTGGGTCGAGGAGACCGGTGCCGACGTGGCCATCGACTACAAGGCCGGCGGTCTGCTCAAGCAGATCCGTGCCGCCGCCCCGGACGGGGTCGACGTCTACTTCGACAACGTCGGCGGCGAGGTGCTTGACGCCGCCCTGGCCTCGCTCGCCCGCGGTGCCAGGGTGGTGCTCTGCGGCGCGATCTCCGGCTACAACGACGAGACCCTGCCCGACGGCCCGCGGCGCTACATGTCGCTGCTCGTCTTCCGCGCGTCGATGACCGGCTTCGTCGTCTTCGACTACGAGGACCGCTACCCCGAGGCGGTCGCGGCGATCGGCGAGCTCATCACCAGCGGCCGGATGCAGCCCCGTGAGACCGTGCTGACCGGAGGGATCGAGGCCTTCCCGGAGGCGCTGCTCGGCCTCTACCGCGGCGTGAACACCGGCAAGCTGCTGCTGCAGGTCTCCGGCTGA
- a CDS encoding thioesterase family protein, with the protein MSRPELPSVAEIDELAPVHRQVAGPEWEDGNGHVNVRHFYDLHCAGAEIGLTRIGLGDEYRQQSRCGVFSVEQHLRFLSEVRIGEEVSVHVRWLGRGAKVFHAVSVVVNRSTGRVANTLELLEAHVDLTTRRAAPFPADLAGVIDAEVAEHARLGWQLPLTGHMGVRRPADQPAG; encoded by the coding sequence GTGAGCCGGCCGGAGCTGCCGAGCGTCGCCGAGATCGACGAGCTGGCACCGGTGCACCGGCAGGTGGCCGGCCCGGAGTGGGAGGACGGCAACGGGCACGTCAACGTGCGCCACTTCTACGACCTGCACTGTGCCGGGGCCGAGATCGGGCTCACCCGGATCGGTCTGGGCGACGAGTACCGGCAGCAGAGTCGCTGCGGGGTCTTCAGCGTCGAGCAGCACCTGCGCTTCCTCTCCGAGGTGCGCATCGGCGAGGAGGTCAGCGTGCACGTGCGCTGGCTGGGTCGCGGCGCCAAGGTCTTCCACGCGGTCTCCGTCGTGGTGAACCGCAGCACCGGTCGGGTGGCCAACACCCTCGAGCTGCTGGAGGCGCACGTCGACCTCACCACCCGGCGGGCCGCCCCCTTCCCCGCGGACCTCGCCGGGGTGATCGACGCCGAGGTGGCCGAGCACGCCCGGCTGGGCTGGCAGCTGCCGCTCACCGGCCACATGGGCGTGCGCCGCCCGGCCGATCAGCCCGCCGGCTGA
- a CDS encoding SDR family oxidoreductase translates to MSSLFSLEGRTALITGGSRGIGRMIAEGFLQQGARVYISARKAAHCDATAEKLSELGHCVSLPADVSTREGIDGLLAAYREHEDSLDILVNNAGAAWGAPFDEFPESGWDKVMDLNVKAPFFLTQAAKPLLLAARERSGRPSKVITTASIDGLSVNPLETYSYHASKAGVIHLTRRMAVRLAPEGIVVSAIAPGAFASTMNKDARDRGDEIAGDIPSGRIGVPEDMAGAAVYLASRAGDYVVGETLVVDGGVTINR, encoded by the coding sequence ATGAGCTCGCTCTTCTCCCTCGAGGGGCGCACCGCGCTGATCACCGGGGGCTCCCGGGGCATCGGCCGGATGATTGCCGAGGGCTTCCTGCAGCAGGGCGCGCGGGTCTACATCTCCGCCCGCAAGGCCGCGCACTGCGACGCCACGGCCGAGAAGCTCTCCGAGCTCGGGCACTGCGTCTCGCTGCCGGCCGACGTCTCCACCCGCGAGGGCATCGACGGGCTGCTGGCCGCCTACCGGGAGCACGAGGACAGCCTGGACATCCTCGTCAACAACGCCGGCGCCGCCTGGGGCGCCCCCTTCGACGAGTTCCCGGAGAGCGGCTGGGACAAGGTCATGGACCTCAACGTCAAGGCCCCCTTCTTCCTCACCCAGGCGGCCAAGCCGCTGCTGCTGGCCGCCCGGGAGCGCAGCGGCCGGCCGTCGAAGGTCATCACCACCGCCTCCATCGACGGCCTCTCGGTCAACCCGCTGGAGACCTACAGCTACCACGCCAGCAAGGCCGGGGTGATCCACCTGACCCGTCGGATGGCGGTGCGCCTGGCCCCCGAGGGCATCGTGGTCAGCGCGATCGCGCCGGGCGCCTTCGCCTCGACGATGAACAAGGACGCCCGCGACCGCGGCGACGAGATCGCCGGGGACATCCCCTCGGGGCGGATCGGGGTGCCGGAGGACATGGCCGGCGCGGCGGTCTACCTCGCCTCGCGGGCCGGTGACTACGTCGTCGGCGAGACCCTCGTCGTCGACGGCGGGGTGACCATCAACCGCTGA
- a CDS encoding NADPH:quinone oxidoreductase family protein — protein MRAVHISTLDGPEAIELVDLPDPSAEGLVTIAVKAAGVAFPELLQTRGLYQMKPDLPFVPGAEVSGIVESAPEGSGLSAGDRVAALPLLGGFAEKVQARPDLTFALPDEVSFEEGASFLFNYATAYFALLERGGLAQGETVLVHGAAGGIGTASIQVAKAFGAGRVIAVVSTEEKGEVARAAGADEVVLADGFKDTVGKSVDIVVDPVGGDRFTDSLRTLREHGRLLVIGFTAGSIPEVKVNRLLLNNVAVLGVGWGAYAMSRPGHVGTEWEAMLPHLRSGALRPIVGAVHPLAEASAALQSLEGRTVTGKVVLTP, from the coding sequence ATGCGAGCCGTCCACATCAGCACCCTCGACGGGCCCGAGGCGATCGAGCTGGTCGACCTGCCCGACCCTTCTGCCGAGGGCCTGGTCACCATCGCCGTCAAGGCCGCTGGGGTGGCCTTCCCCGAGCTGCTGCAGACCCGCGGTCTCTACCAGATGAAGCCGGACCTGCCCTTCGTCCCCGGCGCCGAGGTCTCCGGGATCGTCGAGAGCGCCCCCGAGGGCAGCGGCCTGAGCGCCGGTGACCGGGTGGCCGCGCTGCCGCTGCTCGGCGGCTTCGCCGAGAAGGTGCAGGCCAGGCCCGACCTCACCTTCGCGCTGCCGGACGAGGTCTCCTTCGAGGAGGGGGCCTCCTTCCTCTTCAACTACGCCACCGCCTACTTCGCGCTGCTCGAGCGGGGCGGCCTGGCCCAGGGCGAGACCGTGCTCGTGCACGGCGCCGCCGGCGGCATCGGCACCGCCTCGATCCAGGTGGCCAAGGCCTTCGGTGCCGGCCGGGTGATCGCCGTCGTCTCCACCGAGGAGAAGGGGGAGGTCGCCCGGGCGGCCGGGGCCGACGAGGTCGTCCTCGCCGACGGCTTCAAGGACACCGTCGGCAAGTCGGTGGACATCGTCGTCGACCCGGTCGGCGGGGACCGCTTCACCGACTCGCTGCGCACCCTGCGCGAGCACGGCCGGCTGCTGGTCATCGGCTTCACCGCCGGCTCCATCCCCGAGGTCAAGGTCAACCGGCTGCTGCTGAACAACGTCGCCGTGCTCGGGGTCGGCTGGGGCGCCTACGCGATGAGCCGCCCGGGGCACGTCGGCACCGAGTGGGAGGCCATGCTGCCGCACCTGCGCAGCGGTGCGCTGCGCCCGATCGTCGGTGCGGTGCACCCGCTGGCCGAGGCCAGCGCCGCGCTGCAGTCGCTGGAGGGGCGGACGGTCACCGGCAAGGTGGTGCTCACCCCGTGA
- a CDS encoding SDR family oxidoreductase — translation MDVNQSVAIVTGAAGGIGEAVARRLLERGAQVVITDLDQARVDAAVQRLETVSPGNVRGAAGDASAEADIAAAITLAQDAFGPVDLYVANAGIGDGEGLEASEEQWSLALDVNLMAHVRAARALVPGWVERGHGYFVSTASAAGLLTQIGSATYSVTKHGAVAFAEWLSVTYGAQGVGVSCLCPMGVDTDMLRSGMTSREDDGQKAVAAVTGAGDVLEPLTVADDVLAAIAEETFLILPHADVREFLRRKVDDHDRWIRGMQRYQSSLS, via the coding sequence ATGGACGTCAACCAGAGCGTGGCGATCGTCACCGGCGCGGCCGGCGGCATCGGTGAGGCGGTGGCCCGGCGGCTGCTGGAGCGTGGCGCGCAGGTGGTGATCACCGACCTGGACCAGGCCCGCGTGGACGCCGCCGTGCAGCGCCTCGAGACGGTCTCGCCGGGCAACGTGCGCGGCGCCGCCGGTGACGCCTCCGCCGAGGCCGACATCGCCGCCGCGATCACCCTGGCCCAGGACGCCTTCGGCCCGGTCGACCTCTACGTCGCCAACGCCGGCATCGGCGACGGCGAGGGCCTCGAGGCCAGCGAGGAGCAGTGGAGCCTGGCCCTGGACGTCAACCTCATGGCGCACGTCCGGGCCGCCCGGGCCCTGGTGCCCGGCTGGGTCGAGCGCGGCCACGGCTACTTCGTCAGCACCGCCTCCGCGGCCGGGCTGCTCACCCAGATCGGCTCGGCCACCTACTCGGTCACCAAGCACGGCGCGGTCGCCTTCGCCGAGTGGCTCTCGGTCACCTACGGCGCCCAGGGCGTCGGGGTCAGCTGCCTGTGCCCGATGGGAGTGGACACCGACATGCTGCGCTCGGGCATGACCTCCCGCGAGGACGACGGTCAGAAGGCGGTCGCCGCGGTCACCGGCGCCGGTGACGTGCTCGAGCCGCTGACCGTGGCCGACGACGTGCTCGCCGCCATCGCCGAGGAGACCTTCCTCATCCTCCCGCACGCCGACGTCCGGGAGTTCCTGCGCCGCAAGGTCGACGACCACGACCGCTGGATCCGCGGCATGCAGCGCTACCAGTCCAGCCTGTCCTGA
- a CDS encoding TetR/AcrR family transcriptional regulator, which yields MSTTSAGPTDPELPSFVDPARVGTQPATARGQRTRDALIAAARKVFERDGYVESRLVDIVAEARCSIGSFYTWFEGKDEVFAAVVQQAQNDMLHPGIARVESTDDPVEIIAASNRAYFAAYERNARLNQLLDQVAAVDPSFRSLRRARSQAFVERNARAIRDLQARGLADQGVDPTVAAMALSGMVSRLAQGAFLPDGPYVIEVAPEDLVSAATRLWTNALGLTQPQLGR from the coding sequence ATGAGCACCACCTCCGCCGGGCCGACCGATCCCGAGCTGCCCTCCTTCGTCGACCCCGCCCGGGTGGGCACGCAGCCGGCCACCGCCCGGGGCCAGCGCACCCGTGACGCGCTGATCGCGGCCGCCCGCAAGGTCTTCGAGCGGGACGGCTACGTCGAGTCCCGGCTCGTCGACATCGTCGCCGAGGCGCGCTGCTCGATCGGCAGCTTCTACACGTGGTTCGAGGGCAAGGACGAGGTCTTCGCCGCGGTCGTCCAGCAGGCGCAGAACGACATGCTGCACCCGGGGATCGCCCGGGTGGAGTCCACCGACGACCCGGTGGAGATCATCGCCGCCAGCAACCGGGCCTACTTCGCCGCCTACGAGCGCAACGCCCGGCTCAACCAGCTCCTCGACCAGGTCGCCGCGGTCGACCCCTCCTTCCGCTCGCTGCGCCGGGCCCGCTCGCAGGCCTTCGTCGAGCGCAACGCGCGGGCGATCCGTGACCTGCAGGCGCGCGGCCTGGCCGACCAGGGGGTCGACCCGACGGTGGCCGCGATGGCGCTCTCCGGGATGGTCAGCCGCCTGGCGCAGGGCGCCTTCCTCCCGGACGGGCCTTACGTCATCGAGGTGGCCCCGGAGGACCTGGTGTCGGCGGCCACCCGGCTGTGGACCAACGCGCTCGGCCTCACCCAGCCGCAGCTGGGACGCTGA
- the fabG gene encoding 3-oxoacyl-ACP reductase FabG produces the protein MSVQRTAIVSGAARGIGAAVARRFAADGHRVGVLDLDESACQVVVEEITAAGGSALAVGADVSDAEQVDAAVARVAQELGAPTILVNNAGIIRDNLLFKMSVEDWDAVMGVHLRGAFNLCKAVQAYQTVEKYGRVVNLSSTSALGNRGQVNYSAAKAGMQGLTKTLAIELGRFGVTANAIAPGFIQTEMTAATAERVGVGFEDFIAYAAKEIPVQRVGQPEDIAATASFLCSEEAGFVSGQVIYVAGGPKD, from the coding sequence ATGTCTGTTCAGCGCACCGCGATCGTGTCTGGAGCTGCTCGGGGGATCGGGGCGGCGGTGGCGCGTCGGTTCGCGGCGGACGGTCATCGGGTGGGGGTGCTGGATCTGGATGAGTCGGCGTGCCAGGTGGTGGTGGAGGAGATCACGGCTGCGGGTGGGTCGGCGCTGGCGGTGGGGGCGGATGTCTCGGACGCGGAGCAGGTGGATGCCGCGGTGGCTCGGGTGGCCCAGGAGCTGGGGGCGCCGACGATCCTGGTGAACAATGCGGGGATCATCCGGGACAACTTGTTGTTCAAGATGAGTGTGGAGGACTGGGATGCGGTGATGGGGGTGCATCTGCGGGGGGCGTTCAACCTGTGCAAGGCGGTGCAGGCGTATCAGACGGTGGAGAAGTATGGGCGGGTCGTGAATCTGTCGAGCACGTCGGCGTTGGGGAATCGTGGTCAGGTGAACTACTCGGCGGCGAAGGCGGGGATGCAGGGGTTGACGAAGACGTTGGCGATCGAGCTGGGTCGGTTCGGGGTGACGGCGAACGCGATCGCGCCGGGGTTCATCCAGACGGAGATGACGGCGGCGACGGCGGAGCGTGTGGGGGTGGGGTTCGAGGACTTCATCGCGTATGCGGCCAAGGAGATCCCGGTGCAGCGGGTGGGGCAGCCGGAGGACATCGCGGCGACGGCGTCGTTCTTGTGCAGCGAGGAGGCGGGGTTCGTCTCGGGTCAGGTCATCTACGTGGCCGGCGGACCCAAGGACTGA
- a CDS encoding MaoC family dehydratase: MAEKQRPTSVADLQELVGVELGPTGWHPVDQATIDGFADITGDHQWIHVDPERAADSPFGTTIAHGLYSLSRTPALLEELMAFDGFAHSLNYGYDKVRFIHPLPVGSQIRLRAEIASADEVKPGQVHVVTRLTVEADGIEKPIVVADSIGRFSNG, from the coding sequence ATGGCCGAGAAGCAGCGCCCCACGTCCGTCGCCGACCTCCAGGAGCTCGTCGGCGTCGAGCTCGGCCCGACCGGGTGGCACCCGGTGGACCAGGCGACCATCGACGGCTTCGCCGACATCACCGGTGACCACCAGTGGATCCACGTCGACCCCGAGCGCGCCGCCGACAGCCCCTTCGGCACGACCATCGCGCACGGGCTCTACAGCCTCTCCCGCACGCCGGCGCTGCTCGAGGAGCTGATGGCCTTCGACGGCTTCGCGCACAGCCTCAACTACGGCTACGACAAGGTGCGTTTCATCCACCCGCTGCCGGTCGGCTCGCAGATCCGGCTGCGCGCCGAGATCGCCTCCGCCGACGAGGTCAAGCCCGGCCAGGTGCACGTCGTCACCCGGCTGACGGTCGAGGCCGACGGCATCGAGAAGCCGATCGTCGTGGCCGACTCGATCGGCCGCTTCAGCAACGGCTGA
- a CDS encoding acyl-CoA dehydrogenase family protein — MPDLDQAVSELLAAHDPSTTAPADFLGARFDAGLAWVHFLQGRGGLGAPRGEQERVDERLAAAGAPEPDRGRNSIGLGMAAPTLIAFGTEEQQQRYLRPLFTSEEIWCQLFSEPGAGSDLAAVATRAVPDGDGWVVDGQKVWTSGAHNASRAILVARTDTSVPKHAGLTYFVVDMSDPGVEVRPLRQVTGEAEFNEVFLTGVRVPDSDRIGAVGEGWKVATTTLNNERVAIGAGSEREAGQIGLVTQTWREQPEVRTPGAHEQLMRLWVECEVTRYAGERLRQQLEVGQPGPESSAMKLAFAQQAQEITGFALELQPEAGLGYDDWTMVRSAAADFLGRGPGFRYLRAKGNSIEGGTSEIMRNVVAERVLGLPPEHRPDKGIPFKDVPR, encoded by the coding sequence ATGCCTGACCTGGACCAGGCGGTCAGCGAGCTGCTCGCCGCGCACGACCCGAGCACCACCGCGCCGGCCGACTTCCTCGGTGCCCGCTTCGACGCCGGCCTGGCCTGGGTGCACTTCCTGCAGGGCCGCGGCGGGCTCGGCGCCCCCCGCGGCGAGCAGGAGCGGGTGGACGAGCGGCTCGCCGCCGCCGGCGCCCCGGAGCCGGACCGCGGCCGCAACAGCATCGGCCTCGGCATGGCCGCCCCGACGCTCATCGCCTTCGGCACCGAGGAGCAGCAGCAGCGCTACCTGCGGCCGCTCTTCACCTCCGAGGAGATCTGGTGCCAGCTCTTCAGCGAGCCCGGCGCCGGCTCCGACCTCGCCGCGGTCGCCACCCGGGCCGTCCCGGACGGGGACGGCTGGGTCGTCGACGGGCAGAAGGTGTGGACCTCCGGCGCGCACAACGCCAGCCGGGCCATCCTCGTCGCCCGCACCGACACCTCGGTGCCCAAGCACGCCGGCCTCACCTACTTCGTCGTCGACATGAGCGACCCCGGCGTCGAGGTGCGCCCGCTGCGTCAGGTCACCGGCGAGGCCGAGTTCAACGAGGTCTTCCTCACCGGCGTGCGGGTGCCCGACAGCGACCGCATCGGCGCCGTCGGCGAGGGCTGGAAGGTGGCCACCACCACCCTGAACAACGAGCGGGTGGCGATCGGCGCCGGCAGCGAGCGCGAGGCCGGCCAGATCGGCCTGGTCACCCAGACCTGGCGCGAGCAGCCGGAGGTGCGCACCCCCGGCGCCCACGAGCAGCTGATGCGGCTCTGGGTCGAGTGCGAGGTCACCCGCTACGCCGGTGAGCGGCTGCGCCAGCAGCTCGAGGTCGGCCAGCCCGGACCGGAGAGCTCGGCGATGAAGCTCGCCTTCGCGCAGCAGGCCCAGGAGATCACCGGCTTCGCCCTGGAGCTGCAGCCCGAGGCCGGGCTGGGGTACGACGACTGGACCATGGTCCGCTCCGCGGCCGCCGACTTCCTCGGCCGCGGCCCTGGCTTCCGCTACCTGCGGGCCAAGGGCAACTCGATCGAAGGGGGGACCAGCGAGATCATGCGCAACGTCGTCGCCGAGCGCGTCCTCGGCCTGCCCCCGGAGCACCGCCCCGACAAGGGCATCCCCTTCAAGGACGTACCGCGATGA
- a CDS encoding acyl-CoA dehydrogenase family protein encodes MDFAHDETTKALQQTLTAFMDEHVYPAEPAYQEAVDAAPERWAPPPLIEPLKEEAKRQGLWNLFLPGEDGAGLTNLQYAPLCEILGRSLHIAPVATNCAAPDTGNMEVLHMFGTPAQQERWLQPLMQGEIRSAFAMTEPRVASSDATNIETSITREGDEYVIDGRKWYISGAMNPAAEIFIVMGKTDPGAERHRQQSMILVPRDTPGVEVRRGMKVLGYDDRDHGGHAEIDFTGVRVPAENLISGEGEGFAIAQARLGPGRIHHCMRLIGIAERGLELMIARAADRVAFGKPLSEQGVIRDWIAEARVRIEQIRLLTLKAAWLMDTVGNKGAHTEIQAIKIAAPATVEWIMDKVVQVHGAGGLSQDFPVAEWFAQVRTLRFADGPDEVHKNALARHEIRKATADA; translated from the coding sequence ATGGACTTCGCCCACGACGAGACCACGAAGGCGCTGCAGCAGACGCTGACCGCCTTCATGGACGAGCACGTCTACCCGGCCGAGCCGGCCTACCAGGAGGCGGTCGACGCCGCCCCCGAGCGGTGGGCCCCGCCGCCGCTCATCGAGCCGCTGAAGGAGGAGGCCAAGCGGCAGGGGTTGTGGAACCTCTTCCTCCCCGGCGAGGACGGCGCCGGCCTGACCAACCTGCAGTACGCGCCGCTGTGCGAGATCCTCGGCCGCAGCCTGCACATCGCCCCGGTGGCGACCAACTGCGCGGCGCCGGACACCGGCAACATGGAGGTGCTGCACATGTTCGGCACCCCCGCCCAGCAGGAGCGCTGGCTGCAGCCGCTGATGCAGGGCGAGATCCGCTCCGCCTTCGCCATGACCGAGCCGCGGGTGGCCAGCTCGGACGCCACGAACATCGAGACCTCGATCACCCGCGAGGGCGACGAGTACGTCATCGACGGACGCAAGTGGTACATCTCCGGCGCGATGAACCCGGCCGCCGAGATCTTCATCGTCATGGGCAAGACCGACCCCGGCGCCGAGCGGCACCGGCAGCAGTCGATGATCCTCGTCCCGCGGGACACCCCCGGCGTCGAGGTGCGCCGCGGCATGAAGGTGCTCGGCTACGACGACCGCGACCACGGCGGCCACGCCGAGATCGACTTCACCGGCGTGCGGGTGCCCGCCGAGAACCTCATCTCCGGCGAGGGCGAGGGCTTCGCCATCGCCCAGGCCCGGCTCGGCCCCGGCCGGATCCACCACTGCATGCGGCTCATCGGCATCGCCGAGCGCGGCCTGGAGCTGATGATCGCCCGCGCCGCCGACCGGGTCGCCTTCGGCAAGCCGCTCTCCGAGCAGGGCGTCATCCGCGACTGGATCGCCGAGGCCCGGGTGCGGATCGAGCAGATCCGGCTGCTCACCCTCAAGGCCGCCTGGCTCATGGACACCGTCGGCAACAAGGGTGCGCACACCGAGATCCAGGCGATCAAGATCGCCGCCCCGGCCACCGTCGAGTGGATCATGGACAAGGTCGTCCAGGTGCACGGCGCCGGCGGCCTCAGCCAGGACTTCCCGGTCGCCGAGTGGTTCGCCCAGGTGCGCACCCTGCGCTTCGCCGACGGCCCGGACGAGGTGCACAAGAACGCCCTGGCCCGTCACGAGATCCGGAAGGCCACCGCCGATGCCTGA